One Aspergillus oryzae RIB40 DNA, chromosome 2 genomic window carries:
- a CDS encoding amidase (amidases), which yields MAGCKHHQFKDYPEPRKGPDLPPNYDRKPNPALRGVILSVGAWLLDWLWFLPQIIWSNAGFGSLRTIRSHLDYIEPRYDPTVVPLKGNSDENPDGSVADTVSAPPVKYPTKYYSVADYHALYKSGELTPIAVVKGLLPLIRRGLSTPGKHSVAFVDSRVDLVLAAAEESTRRYREGRPLGLFDGVPAAVKDEFDLDGYRTNMGSLNDYTLEPKSDDPSITNWCIRQLEKAGAIVVGKVSMHEFGLDTTGNNIHYGTPPNPYHPDYYTGGSSSGCAYAVSTGLVPIALGTDGGGSVRIPSSFCSVVGLKPTHNRLSHYPSVNYASTTSVIGPLAADIRSLAEAYRVFATPGPDTPFPAPGPLSLTPSTRGKKILGIPEVWFSRSTPDVQRLCRSLLDKLVTEKDYTIVPIDIPFLVEGQTAHAMTILADGAALLPDTTNITAPNRILLTLGRTTPATDYLLAQKLRRLLMQHLAALWQEFPGMIIVTPTTACAGWPVVSKSELKWGLSDGDRTLKAMEYVWLANFTGIPAISVPAGYADPEGKHSTEGTVPVGLMGNGEWGSEEQLLQWGLEAEELGADLRERPPIWEDVIQRAKWVGSSSGSQETA from the exons ATGGCTGGCTGCAAACATCACCAGTTCAAAGATTATCCGGAGCCCAGAAAAGG GCCTGATCTGCCGCCCAATTATGACCGGAAGCCCAACCCGGCACTTCGCGGGGTTATCTTAAGTGTTGGCGCATGGCT GCTGGACTGGTTGTGGTTCTTGCCGCAGATAATCTGGTCGAACGCGGGTTTTGGATCTCTCCGGACGATCCGGTCCCACCTGGATTACATCGAGCCTCGTTATGACCCAACTGTTGTCCCTCTGAAGGGCAACAGTGATGAAAATCCCGATGGTTCTGTCGCGGACACGGTGTCGGCACCTCCAGTCAAATATCCTACTAAATACTACTCGGTCGCGGATTACCATGCGCTCTACAAATCGGGAGAATTGACACCCATTGCGGTCGTCAAGGGACTCCTCCCGTTGATCCGACGCGGTTTGTCCACTCCTGGTAAACATTCAGTTGCATTTGTCGACAGCCGAGTCGACTTGGTTCTTGCTGCAGCTGAGGAGTCTACCCGTCGTTACAGAGAAGGGCGACCGCTCGGCTTGTTCGACGGTGTTCCTGCCGCGGTGAAAGATGAGTTCGATCTCGATGGCTACCGGACTAACATGGGCTCATTGAATGACTACACCCTTGAGCCAAAATCGGACGATCCGTCCATCACCAATTGGTGCATTAGACAGCTGGAGAAAGCTGGAGCGATCGTAGTGGGAAAGGTCTCAATGCATGAGTTCGGACTTG ATACTACTGGAAATAATATTCACTATGGCACTCCGCCAAACCCATATCATCCGGACTACTACACCGGTGGAAGTTCCTCCGGATGTGCTTACGCCGTGAGCACAGGTTTAGTTCCCATTGCGCTAGGCACGGATGGTGGAGGAAGTGTCCGTATCCCGTCGTCCTTCTGCTCCGTCGTGGGATTAAAGCCGACTCATAACCGACTGTCGCATTACCCAAGCGTCAACTACGCCAGTACGACCAGCGTGATTGGACCTCTCGCCGCAGACATTCGCTCTCTCGCTGAAGCATACCGCGTTTTCGCCACACCGGGTCCAGATACACCATTCCCAGCCCCAGGCCCCCTCTCACTCACCCCATCAACtagaggaaagaaaatcctCGGTATCCCAGAAGTATGGTTCTCCCGATCAACCCCAGATGTGCAACGTCTCTGCCGTTCCCTTCTAGACAAACTCGTCACCGAGAAAGACTACACCATTGTTCCAATCGACATCcccttcctcgtcgaaggcCAGACAGCCCACGCCATGACCATCTTAGCCGACGGTGCTGCTCTACTCCCCGATACGACTAACATCACCGCCCCCAACCGCATTCTCCTGACCCTGGGCCGCACCACTCCCGCCACTGATTACCTTCTCGCGCAGAAACTTCGTCGACTTCTGATGCAGCATCTGGCTGCCCTTTGGCAGGAATTTCCGGGTATGATCATCGTGACGCCGACTACTGCGTGTGCGGGTTGGCCCGTTGTATCCAAGTCGGAGTTGAAATGGGGACTTAGTGATGGGGACCGTACGTTGAAGGCTATGGAGTATGTTTGGTTGGCGAACTTTACTGGCATTCCTGCGATTAGTGTCCCGGCGGGATATGCGGATCCAGAGGGTAAGCATAGTACCGAGGGAACAGTTCCCGTGGGGCTAATGGGAAATGGAGAATGGGGTAGTGAAGAGCAGTTGTTGCAGTGGGGTTTGGAGGCCGAGGAACTTGGGGCGGACTTGCGCGAGAGGCCTCCGATCTGGGAGGATGTCATTCAGAGGGCTAAGTGGGTTGGTTCTAGCAGTGGGTCTCAAGAAACTGCATGA